One window of Lepeophtheirus salmonis chromosome Z, UVic_Lsal_1.4, whole genome shotgun sequence genomic DNA carries:
- the LOC121130241 gene encoding uncharacterized protein isoform X3, protein MKSLFQSTLLEALSLPSDLHELLEEPSSNYWLPKFRYYLQNLDDKNKQSWRITTLDFILKLRQILEYDKLESSQKFMNEKLQNIVNERNQLIGELYSEFLKSDCLHPIAMSSAFNRERLLALCRDIMNKGAPRLFNEKFDDELEKRRRLYTILNEALNDFSVWQKMEKLYEKYIRTNPSPSGALAVLLSIL, encoded by the coding sequence GCACTTTCCCTTCCGTCCGACCTTCATGAACTTTTAGAAGAGCCTTCCTCCAATTATTGGCTCCCCAAATTTCGTTATTACCTTCAAAATTTGGACGATAAGAATAAACAATCTTGGCGGATCACTACTCTCGACTTTATTCTCAAACTGCGTCAAATCTTAGAGTATGATAAACTCGAATCCtctcaaaaatttatgaatgaaaaactacaaaatatagTCAACGAACGGAATCAATTAATTGGCGAGCTCTACTCCGAGTTCCTCAAATCTGACTGTTTACATCCCATTGCCATGTCGAGTGCTTTTAATCGTGAAAGACTTTTAGCTCTCTGTAGAGATATTATGAATAAAGGAGCTCCAAGGCTCTTTAATGAAAAATTCGATGACGAGCTTGAAAAACGTAGAAGACTGTATACGATATTAAATGAGGCTCTAAATGATTTCAGTGTTTGGCAGAAAATGGAGAAGTTATATGAGAAATATATACGAACGAATCCAAGTCCCTCCGGTGCCTTGGCGGTTTTATTGAGCATTTTATGA
- the LOC121130241 gene encoding uncharacterized protein isoform X1, with product MLSCIKKSLIRIHDYSRFSNTALSLPSDLHELLEEPSSNYWLPKFRYYLQNLDDKNKQSWRITTLDFILKLRQILEYDKLESSQKFMNEKLQNIVNERNQLIGELYSEFLKSDCLHPIAMSSAFNRERLLALCRDIMNKGAPRLFNEKFDDELEKRRRLYTILNEALNDFSVWQKMEKLYEKYIRTNPSPSGALAVLLSIL from the exons ATGTTGTCTTGTATAAAGAAATCCCTAATACGTATTCATGATTACTCCCGCTTCAGTAACACT GCACTTTCCCTTCCGTCCGACCTTCATGAACTTTTAGAAGAGCCTTCCTCCAATTATTGGCTCCCCAAATTTCGTTATTACCTTCAAAATTTGGACGATAAGAATAAACAATCTTGGCGGATCACTACTCTCGACTTTATTCTCAAACTGCGTCAAATCTTAGAGTATGATAAACTCGAATCCtctcaaaaatttatgaatgaaaaactacaaaatatagTCAACGAACGGAATCAATTAATTGGCGAGCTCTACTCCGAGTTCCTCAAATCTGACTGTTTACATCCCATTGCCATGTCGAGTGCTTTTAATCGTGAAAGACTTTTAGCTCTCTGTAGAGATATTATGAATAAAGGAGCTCCAAGGCTCTTTAATGAAAAATTCGATGACGAGCTTGAAAAACGTAGAAGACTGTATACGATATTAAATGAGGCTCTAAATGATTTCAGTGTTTGGCAGAAAATGGAGAAGTTATATGAGAAATATATACGAACGAATCCAAGTCCCTCCGGTGCCTTGGCGGTTTTATTGAGCATTTTATGA
- the LOC121130241 gene encoding uncharacterized protein isoform X2: protein MGSTASSFLHRDKALSLPSDLHELLEEPSSNYWLPKFRYYLQNLDDKNKQSWRITTLDFILKLRQILEYDKLESSQKFMNEKLQNIVNERNQLIGELYSEFLKSDCLHPIAMSSAFNRERLLALCRDIMNKGAPRLFNEKFDDELEKRRRLYTILNEALNDFSVWQKMEKLYEKYIRTNPSPSGALAVLLSIL from the coding sequence GCACTTTCCCTTCCGTCCGACCTTCATGAACTTTTAGAAGAGCCTTCCTCCAATTATTGGCTCCCCAAATTTCGTTATTACCTTCAAAATTTGGACGATAAGAATAAACAATCTTGGCGGATCACTACTCTCGACTTTATTCTCAAACTGCGTCAAATCTTAGAGTATGATAAACTCGAATCCtctcaaaaatttatgaatgaaaaactacaaaatatagTCAACGAACGGAATCAATTAATTGGCGAGCTCTACTCCGAGTTCCTCAAATCTGACTGTTTACATCCCATTGCCATGTCGAGTGCTTTTAATCGTGAAAGACTTTTAGCTCTCTGTAGAGATATTATGAATAAAGGAGCTCCAAGGCTCTTTAATGAAAAATTCGATGACGAGCTTGAAAAACGTAGAAGACTGTATACGATATTAAATGAGGCTCTAAATGATTTCAGTGTTTGGCAGAAAATGGAGAAGTTATATGAGAAATATATACGAACGAATCCAAGTCCCTCCGGTGCCTTGGCGGTTTTATTGAGCATTTTATGA